The genomic stretch TCTGTATTTTTAATAATATTTGTATTGGCTGCATTTAACTCAATGACCAAAGAAAATAAAATTAAATTTGTTATTGGTTCCGCTTCTCCCGGAAGTACTGGATATATTCATTGGGAAGCATGTGCATATCTTGCAAATAAATATTCTCCAAATTTGGAAAGTTCTTCAATTTCCACTGCTGGTAGCACTGAAGATGTAATACTTCTTGACCAAGGCAAAATTCAACTTGGACATGGTACTAGTTTAGATATAGTATCTGCTTGGGCAGGAAAAAACCCTTTTAAGAATAAAATGCATCCATGGCAAGTATTACCTTGGACCTATTGGGCACAGCCAATGGTAACTTTAGCTGAGTCTGATTTAGAAACATATTATGATTTAGAAGGTAAATCAGTATCATTAATAAGAAAAGGATCCGGAACTGAATCAATGTATAGTGTTATAATGGAAGAATATGGGCTATTAGATAAAATTAGGAAAAATTATCTATCTTTCAAGGATTCGAAAAATGCATTGTTAGATGGCCTTATAGTTGCTTTCCCGAGTAATTTTTCTGGAGGAAAGGAACCCCCAATATTGGCTGAATTAGCACAACAAAAACCATATAAATTGTTAAAATTAGACTTAGAAGTTATGAAAAGGGTTAATGATAGAAACAAAGGTATTCTTACTATTAATCTTCCGAAAGAAAGCTATGAAGGTTTGAATGAAGATATACTTGTACCAGGGCTAGGGGGAATTGGCCTTTCTACTGCAGACGTTTCAGATGAAGCAATATACGAATTTGTAAAAGCAGTTTTAGAACATACTGATGAATTGCATTCGATTAGTGCAGTTTCTAGTGCTACAACACTAGAATATGCTATTAGCGGGTTTATGACAGGGTATCCAGTTCATCCAGGAGCTGCTAAATTTTTTAAAGAGAAGGGACTTTGGAGAGAGGATTTAACAATAGGAGAACGTTAAGTTTACTATAAATTAGTATTTAGTGTAAATTCAAAATACCCCACTAAAGTTTACACTAACTAAATATGTAAGGAGCTTCCATTTTTTATATTACCCATAATAATTTTAATAAGCGCATAAGATATTAATGAGACAAACATTCAAATTTACTATACAGATTATTTATTTTTTACTATATATTTTTCTAAAGTATATTAATTTACTAATAAATTTAGTAGTTAGAACTTAAATCTATCACAGTATGATTATTATAATTTTATAAAGGTGAAAAATGTTAAAAGAAAAAAGAGATAATAAATTA from Bacteroidales bacterium encodes the following:
- a CDS encoding TAXI family TRAP transporter solute-binding subunit — encoded protein: MRRLFLKKRILKIFSVFLIIFVLAAFNSMTKENKIKFVIGSASPGSTGYIHWEACAYLANKYSPNLESSSISTAGSTEDVILLDQGKIQLGHGTSLDIVSAWAGKNPFKNKMHPWQVLPWTYWAQPMVTLAESDLETYYDLEGKSVSLIRKGSGTESMYSVIMEEYGLLDKIRKNYLSFKDSKNALLDGLIVAFPSNFSGGKEPPILAELAQQKPYKLLKLDLEVMKRVNDRNKGILTINLPKESYEGLNEDILVPGLGGIGLSTADVSDEAIYEFVKAVLEHTDELHSISAVSSATTLEYAISGFMTGYPVHPGAAKFFKEKGLWREDLTIGER